The genomic segment ATTCACTCACATAAACCCGCCAGAGACTCCGTGGCTGCAGAAATCCATCCCAGAACCGGGCCACGGGCCCTTTGCTTTCGGGCGGGAGGACGGGTTCACGTGGGCTCAGCTCCTGGTCCTTCAACCACTGGCGACGCAACTTCACCAACTGCTGGAACCGGGCCTTCTCATCGGGCGTGTAACCCAGCGGCATCTCGACAGCAGTAACCAGGCCGCGGTCACTAGGACATTGGCATCAGAGCGACACCGGCCTGGGTTACTGTTCGGCGCACTGTGATGACGTCGCACCGGCCGGGACCAGGGCACTGCGACGAACCATATGCCGACCTGGAGGAGGACTCCGCTGAGCGCCACCTCCTGGCCGGGAGGAGGACACTGCAGTGTGCTACAGGCTTGCCAGGAGGACGAAGTTATTCCTCTCTCCCCATATCCCAGTTAATAAAACAATCAAAAGTTATCCAGACTGGATAGGCAGGTGACACCTTGTGACACACAAGTTCCAAGCAATGCTATCTCGACAACAAGTAATCTGACCACTATCCCCAGTATCCTGAGATTTACCACTGACCACATGCTGAACTGCTGGCTATATAAATAGTGtggttgcaagagcaggtcagaggcaaggaattctGCATTGAGTAACTCATACCCTGACTCCCAAAGTCTgttcggcaaaagtgaggactgcagatgctggaaatcagtgtttagattagagtggtgctggaaaagcagagcaggtcaggcagcatctgaggagcaggaaaattggggtATAccccaaaagcccttcatcaggaagggcttttgcccaaaacgtcaattttcctgctcttcggatgctgcctgacctgctgtgcttttccagcaccactctgatctaaactcccaAAGTCTGTTCACTATCAGCAAGTCAGGTTGAAACACACAGTCCCCAttcccagggatgagtgcagtttCAATAAAGGTTTCAAGACAAGGTggtacatttttaagatgagaggagaaagattttaaaaagacattaaaacaaatacattaaggacaaaagagtatctcgggagaaaatagggccccttaaggatcagcaaggccacctatgtgtggaaccacaggagactgggcagatactaaacaaatattgtgcatcagtgtttatggtggagaaggatatggaagaaagaGAACATGTGGAAAtagagacatcttgaaaaatgtccatattacagagaatgtcttaaaaagcataaaggtggataaacccctgaggcctgatcaggtgtaacctagaactctgtgggaagctcaggaGGTGATTGTTGGGacatttgctgagatatttgcctttccaaaatgcagcacctcacatttatctaaattaaactccatctcccattcctcggcctattggcccatccaACCAAGGTCCTGTTGttttctgaggtaaccttcttcgctgtccactacacctccaattttggtgtcatctgcaaacttattagccttacctcctatgtttacatccaaatcatttttataaatgatgaaaagcagaggacccaacattgatccttgatagccacaggtgaagtgttgGAAGACTGAAGTTTGGCTAAcgaggtgccactatttaagaaaggtagtcaGAAGAAGCCAGGGAAcgagagaccagtgagcctgacatcagcggtgggcaatttgttggaggaaatcctgggggacaggatttatgcttatttggaaaggcaagaactgattagggatagtcaacatggctttgtgcgtggggaattgtgtctcacaaacttgattgagttttttgaagaaataacaaagaggaaatgatgagggcagagcagtggatacgATCTATATGGATTTAGTGAGGTGTACAGCAAGGTTTCTCAtgctagactggttagcaaggttagatcacatggaatacagaaagagttagccatttgaatacagaactggctcgaagatagaatacagagggtgatggtagagggttgcttttcagactggaggcctgtgaccagcagtatgccaCAAGAACCGGtattgggttcactgcttttcattatttatataaataatttggatgtgaacttaggaagtatagttagtacgtttgcaaatgacaccaaaattggaggtgtagtggacagcaaagaaagctccctcagagaacaatgggaccttgattggatgggccaatgggctgaggggtgaaagatggagtttaaggcaaatcagggcaggacttatacacttaatggtaaggttctgggaaatgttgctgaacaaggagaccttggagtgcaggttcatagtttcttgaaagtggagtcgcaggtagatacgatagtgaagaaggcatttagtatgctttcctttattggtcagtgcattgagtataggagttgggagttcatgttgcagttgtacaggacattggttaggccactttttgaatactgcatgcaattctggtctcgctgctgtaggaagaatgttatgaaattgaaagggttcagaaaagattaacaagaatgttgccagggttggagcgtttgagctatagggagaatctgaataggctggggctattttccctggagtgagggaggctgaggggtgaccttatagagatttataaaatcatgaggggcattggtaaggtggcataggtttaaggtaagagaggaaaaatttaaaagggatctaaggggcaactttttcaccgaGAAAGTGGtgcacacatggaatgagctgccagaggaagtggtggaggctgatacaattacaaaatttaaaaaacaccTGGTGGCCATATGAGGGATACGGGCtcaatgctgaaaaatgggactagatttatttaggatatctggttggcatggacgagttggacagaaggctaaccttgctaaccagtctagtgtgagaaaccttgttgaacaccttactaaatccatatagatcatatccattgctctgcccacaTGAATCATATTTTAttatttcttcagaaaactcaatcaagtttgtgagacacaattccccacgcacaaagccatgttgactatccctaatcaattcttgcctttccaaatatatgtaaatcctgtccctcaggagtccctccaacaacttgcccatcactgatgtcaggctcactggtctctcgttccctggcatttccttaccacctttcttaaatagtggcacctcgTTAGCCATTGgtccatactgtatatctctatgattctctaacataaggggcagagggtggttcgcatgtggaaaaaacttcctgaggaagtggtggatatgggtacaattacaacatttgaaagacatttggataagtacatggataggaaacatttggagagatatgtgccaggaacaggcaggtaggactagttaatttgggattgtgtttgacatggactaattggattgaaaggtttcttcctatgctgtatgactctatgacagtcaaGAAGTTTTACattacccaggacaaagcagtctgcttgattgatatcacatccacaaacatctgctCTTTCCACCGccaaagctcagtagcagcagtatgtactatttacaagatggactgtagaaattcaccaaggcttctttgtTAGCACCTTCAAAACTCACAAAtatgaccatctagaaggacaagggcaacaaatatATGAGAACACCTCCAGCCTGaagttctcttccaagtcacactattttgacttggaaatatatcaccattctttcactgtctctaGATAAAATAGCACTGTGGATGTTCTTAACCATTCCAATACAATGTGCATATACTTTGAAGGATGTGTATCTTAAAATACTGGGAATCATTACAAACCTCAACCCAGGAAATGATGTATTAACCCCATAACTAAAAGTCTTTGAACAGTGGTAGTACAAGTCATATATGTAGCATACATGCGTTCTTGAGAAAGTTGcctgaaaataaaatataaaactgcAAAACCAGAAACCAAAAAGTTCGATCTCCCTCTCCTATATTTATCAGCATGTAATTTGCGCTTAGTTTTCTTTGCATTTGAACATATGATTAGTAATgctgaaaaatactttgtctaacATTTCATTATATTCACTTTTAGGTAGGGATACCAGATCTTGGGTTGATGTATTCTTTATGATTTCATCATCTGTTATCTCTGGTAGCTCCACCCCTCACACCATTGGTTATAACACTTGCAACCCTAGCCCCCCTCACCAACCAAATAGAAAGCAAACAGACTCAAGGCAACTTAATAACGTTACTTCTACAAATGTAGGAAGGTCTTGTCATGCAGTGGGTGGCATCCCTGCCTCTGACCAGAtgctctgggttcaaatcctattccAAAACATAGTGGCCAAGAAAGATGTATTCACaatgtgaccaaacaggttgaGTATCAGATTGAAAATCTTTTGAACACACTCTGTTGACAGGCGGTAAGAGTGGGAGAAATTCCTGTAATGGAAAGGAATCTACTCTCACTTCCTGTAGCTCCAGATTCTAACATGGATGTAAAGGTACATGTTTTCACAGCCATTCAGACTCCCTGAGTGAATTGTGACACACCTCCACCAACACTTTCACAAATTCCAGTATAATAAGTTCTGATATACCTTTTAGATACTTCTATTTGATGGCAGATTTTGCTTCATATTTCTATTACTTTACTTACTCTGATGATAAAGATGAAGAATCAGATAGAATTATTGTTGGTTGGATCTACACACATACTATCCTCctcactacaaaccttcctccagcccaaaaCAAAAATTCATTGACCATTATTCTCTATTTTGTATCAAGCAGCCTATTCTGTATCGGTATTGCCACTGTTCCTTTTATACCGTGGTCTATAAcattccttgtaaatctgttatgtggcactgtatcaaatgttttctggaaattgATGTATACCACATTACATCACACTCATCAACTCTTTGTGTTACCACTTCAAAAATCTCCAGCAacttagttaaacatgatttcctcatTAGATATCCATGCTAATTCTTCCTAATCAACTGCCCTTTTCCCATGTGACTGTTGTTTCTATCTGAGTGAAAATGAGGAATAAATTAGCTTGTCACATAAACTCAAtgaatatagtgaaaagtttatacgtCACCACCTATAGCACCACCTTAGGGGCAAAGGTACTGAGGTGCAGCATCTTTAAttacaagatcttagaaaatagagaagtaaaatgtccagcattgcaaACATAAAAGTCCACAACAGTGGTCTTTCAACCCATACCACGTTGGCATCTAGCCTCCAGTCCATactgggccctggctccagacgctggcacctaacctctctacagtcatccctgcctcagctgagggccacactctctcagaattgcaaaggacccactctgtactacatcctcaggagaatccatactctcaacaaacagtatttcaattccatctcaaacatcaaaaactgtaagtacaacaaacttttatctacccacctccataaccagcgctcctcaaacattccagaagattcccctggcctcggaaacaccatgagccatgcggctgatgcagctaccaccacgacgctgattgatgatgtcacttctgcccccatcatggccactcccacagccacttccggccctcacatcatcgccgatgccacaccctcagtgacttccgccacccctactgccgtgtctgccaccaccaGNNNNNNNNNNNNNNNNNNNNNNNNNNNNNNNNNNNNNNNNNNNNNNNNNNNNNNNNNNNNNNNNNNNNNNNNNNNNNNNNNNNNNNNNNNNNNNNNNNNNNNNNNNNNNNNNNNNNNNNNNNNNNNNNNNNNNNNNNNNNNNNNNNNNNNNNNNNNNNNNNNNNNNNNNNNNNNNNNNNNNNNNNNNNNNNNNNNNNNNNNNNNNNNNNNNNNNNNNNNNNNNNNNNNNNNNNNNNNNNNNNNNNNNNNNNNNNNNNNNNNNNNNNNNNNNNNNNNNNNNNNNNNNNNNNNNNNNNNNNNNNNNNNNNNNNNNNNNNNNNNNNNNNNNNNNNNNNNNNNNNNNNNNNNNNNNNNNNNNNNNNNNNNNNNNNNNNNNNNNNNNNNNNNNNNNNNNNNNNNNNNNNNNNNNNNNNNNNNNNNNNNNNNNNNNNNNNNNNNNNNNNNNNNNNNNNNNNNNNNNNNNNNNNNNNNNNNNNNNNNNNNNNNNNNNNNNNNNNNNNNNNNNNNNNNNNNNNNNNNNNNNNNNNNNNNNNNNNNNNNNNNNNNNNNNNNNNNNNNNNNNNNNNNNNNNNNNNNNNNNNNNNNNNNNNNNNNNNNNNNNNNNNNNNNNNNNNNNNNNNNNNNNNNNNNNNNNNNNNNNNNNNNNNNNNNNNNNNNNNNNNNNNNNNNNNNNNNNNNNNNNNNNNNNNNNNNNNNNNNNNNNNNNNNNNNNNNNNNNNNNNNNNNNNNNNNNNNNNNNNNNNNNNNNNNNNNNNNNNNNNNNNNNNNNNNNNNNNNNNNNNNNNNNNNNNNNNNNNNNNNNNNNNNNNNNNNNNNNNNNNNNNNNNNNNNNNNNNNNNNNNNNNNNNNNNNNNNNNNNNNNNNNNNNNNNNNNNNNNNNNNNNNNNNNNNNNNNNNNNNNNNNNNNNNNNNNNNNNNNNNNNNNNNNNNNNNNNNNNNNNNNNNNNNNNNNNNNNNNNNNNNNNNNNNNNNNNNNNNNNNNNNNNNNNNNNNNNNNNNNNNNNNNNNNNNNNNNNNNNNNNNNNNNNNNNNNNNNNNNNNNNNNNNNNNNNNNNNNNNNNNNNNNNNNNNNNNNNNNNNNNNNNNNNNNNNNNNNNNNNNNNNNNNNNNNNNNNNNNNNNNNNNNNNNNNNNNNNNNNNNNNNNNNNNNNNNNNNNNNNNNNNNNNNNNNNNNNNNNNNNNNNNNNNNNNNNNNNNNNNNNNNNNNNNNNNNNNNNNNNNNNNNNNNNNNNNNNNNNNNNNNNNNNNNNNNNNNNNNNNNNNNNNNNNNNNNNNNNNNNNNNNNNNNNNNNNNNNNNNNNNNNNNNNNNNNNNNNNNNNNNNNNNNNNNNNNNNNNNNNNNNNNNNNNNNNNNNNNNNNNNNNNNNNNNNNNNNNNNNNNNNNNNNNNNNNNNNNNNNNNNNNNNNNNNNNNNNNNNNNNNNNNNNNNNNNNNNNNNNNNNNNNNNNNNNNNNNNNNNNNNNNNNNNNNNNNNNNNNNNNNNNNNNNNNNNNNNNNNNNNNNNNNNNNNNNNNNNNNNNNNNNNNNNNNNNNNNNNNNNNNNNNNNNNNNNNNNNNNNNNNNNNNNNNNNNNNNNNNNNNNNNNNNNNNNNNNNNNNNNNNNNNNNNNNNNNNNNNNNNNNNNNNNNNNNNNNNNNNNNNNNNNNNNNNNNNNNNNNNNNNNNNNNNNNNNNNNNNNNNNNNNNNNNNNNNNNNNNNNNNNNNNNNNNNNNNNNNNNNNNNNNNNNNNNNNNNNNNNNNNNNNNNNNNNNNNNNNNNNNNNNNNNNNNNNNNNNNNNNNNNNNNNNNNNNNNNNNNNNNNNNNNNNNNNNNNNNNNNNNNNNNNNNNNNNNNNNNNNNNNNNNNNNNNNNNNNNNNNNNNNNNNNNNNNNNNNNNNNNNNNNNNNNNNNNNNNNNNNNNNNNNNNNNNNNNNNNNNNNNNNNNNNNNNNNNNNNNNNNNNNNNNNNNNNNNNNNNNNNNNNNNNNNNNNNNNNNNNNNNNNNNNNNNNNNNNNNNNNNNNNNNNNNNNNNNNNNNNNNNNNNNNNNNNNNNNNNNNNNNNNNNNNNNNNNNNNNNNNNNNNNNNNNNNNNNNNNNNNNNNNNNNNNNNNNNNNNNNNNNNNNNNNNNNNNNNNNNNNNNNNNNNNNNNNNNNNNNNNNNNNNNNNNNNNNNNNNNNNNNNNNNNNNNNNNNNNNNNNNNNNNNNNNNNNNNNNNNNNNNNNNNNNNNNNNNNNNNNNNNNNNNNNNNNNNNNNNNNNNNNNNNNNNNNNNNNNNNNNNNNNNNNNNNNNNNNNNNNNNNNNNNNNNNNNNNNNNNNNNNNNNNNNNNNNNNNNNNNNNNNNNNNNNNNNNNNNNNNNNNNNNNNNNNNNNNNNNNNNNNNNNNNNNNNNNNNNNNNNNNNNNNNNNNNNNNNNNNNNNNNNNNNNNNNNNNNNNNNNNNNNNNNNNNNNNNNNNNNNNNNNNNNNNNNNNNNNNNNNNNNNNNNNNNNNNNNNNNNNNNNNNNNNNNNNNNNNNNNNNNNNNNNNNNNNNNNNNNNNNNNNNNNNNNNNNNNNNNNNNNNNNNNNNNNNNNNNNNNNNNNNNNNNNNNNNNNNNNNNNNNNNNNNNNNNNNNNNNNNNNNNNNNNNNNNNNNNNNNNNNNNNNNNNNNNNNNNNNNNNNNNNNNNNNNNNNNNNNNNNNNNNNNNNNNNNNNNNNNNNNNNNNNNNNNNNNNNNNNNNNNN from the Chiloscyllium plagiosum isolate BGI_BamShark_2017 unplaced genomic scaffold, ASM401019v2 scaf_7842, whole genome shotgun sequence genome contains:
- the LOC122546968 gene encoding NADH dehydrogenase [ubiquinone] 1 beta subcomplex subunit 6-like, with the translated sequence MPLGYTPDEKARFQQLVKLRRQWLKDQELSPREPVLPPESKGPVARFWDGFLQPRSLWRVYVSECELSPSSDQ